A genomic region of Rheinheimera sp. MMS21-TC3 contains the following coding sequences:
- the folK gene encoding 2-amino-4-hydroxy-6-hydroxymethyldihydropteridine diphosphokinase: MALIYISVGSNMDRDRHIRQGVKALEQHLGALQLSSVYESEAVGFCGDSFYNLVVGANTGLSILECKSLFKQIEDKYGRDRTAERFSGRTLDLDLLTYDDLICQQPVQLPRAEITENAFVLWPLAEIAPQQIHPITKKSYAELWRNYAKQQKLWPVPFDWS; encoded by the coding sequence ATGGCACTAATTTATATTAGTGTTGGCAGTAATATGGATCGTGACCGTCATATTCGTCAGGGTGTGAAGGCTTTAGAGCAACATTTAGGTGCTTTACAATTATCTTCTGTTTATGAAAGTGAAGCCGTCGGTTTTTGCGGAGATAGTTTTTATAACTTAGTGGTCGGTGCTAATACAGGCTTATCGATACTAGAATGTAAAAGTTTATTTAAGCAGATTGAAGATAAGTATGGCCGTGACCGAACAGCAGAGCGCTTTAGCGGACGAACCTTAGATTTAGATTTGCTAACTTATGATGATTTAATTTGCCAACAACCGGTACAATTACCGCGGGCAGAGATAACGGAAAATGCTTTTGTGCTATGGCCATTAGCTGAAATTGCCCCGCAGCAAATTCACCCTATAACTAAGAAAAGCTATGCTGAGTTATGGCGTAATTATGCAAAACAACAAAAGTTATGGCCAGTGCCGTTTGATTGGAGTTAA
- the plsY gene encoding glycerol-3-phosphate 1-O-acyltransferase PlsY translates to MTLLIGIMLLSAYLCGSISSAVLVSQLFRLPDPRTHGSCNPGATNVLRLGGKFPASLVLVFDLLKGTIPVWGSYFLNIEPLYLGLIAVSACIGHIFPIFFNFQGGKAVATAFGAMLPIGLDLGGLLLASWMLLVAITGYSSLAAIVTVSLAPLFTWFIKPLYTLPVSMLSLLIILRHHENIVRLWRGKESKVWDKTK, encoded by the coding sequence ATGACCCTGCTAATAGGAATTATGCTGCTAAGTGCTTACCTGTGCGGTTCCATCTCATCTGCAGTACTGGTTAGTCAACTATTCCGGTTACCTGATCCTAGAACTCACGGTTCTTGCAACCCTGGTGCCACTAATGTTTTGCGCTTAGGCGGTAAATTTCCCGCCAGTCTTGTTCTAGTTTTTGATTTACTTAAAGGTACTATTCCAGTTTGGGGCTCATATTTTTTAAATATCGAACCTTTATACCTAGGACTAATCGCCGTTAGCGCCTGTATTGGCCATATTTTCCCTATTTTCTTTAACTTTCAAGGCGGCAAAGCAGTAGCAACCGCTTTTGGTGCCATGCTGCCTATCGGCTTAGATCTAGGCGGTTTATTACTGGCTAGCTGGATGTTACTCGTAGCAATAACCGGTTACTCTTCGCTTGCGGCTATTGTAACTGTTAGCTTAGCACCATTATTTACTTGGTTTATTAAGCCTTTATATACCTTGCCAGTATCTATGCTTAGCCTGTTAATTATTTTGCGCCATCATGAAAATATTGTCCGCTTATGGCGCGGCAAAGAAAGTAAAGTGTGGGACAAAACTAAATAG
- a CDS encoding ExeA family protein produces the protein MYTGFFGLISAPFSIAPNPDFLYLSPRHAEALAHLRYGLGDAGGFVLLTGEVGTGKTTVSRCLLQELDENAQVAFILNPTLSELELLAAICDELKIRYKKSDASLKLLGDKIKQRLLKNHQQGKQTLLIIDEAQHLQPAVLEQLRLLTNLETNTRKLLQVILIGQPELQQLLKRNDLRQLAQRITARYHLLPLNQHEVQQYLSYRLKVAGCERPIFNAAAIKKLYQLSGGIPRLVNLMADRALLAAYSQQQALVNDKLVLRAASEILPLSDSAKTATLPSWFWPLVGTAAVVLGFSLALILMTILQ, from the coding sequence ATGTATACCGGATTTTTCGGCTTAATCAGCGCACCTTTTTCAATTGCGCCTAACCCTGACTTTCTTTATTTAAGCCCGCGCCATGCTGAAGCTTTAGCACATTTGCGCTATGGCTTAGGTGATGCCGGTGGCTTTGTATTATTAACCGGTGAAGTAGGCACTGGTAAAACCACGGTATCTCGCTGCTTATTGCAAGAGTTAGACGAAAATGCCCAAGTGGCGTTTATATTAAACCCGACCTTGTCCGAGCTAGAACTATTGGCTGCTATTTGTGATGAATTAAAAATACGCTATAAAAAATCAGATGCGAGTCTCAAGCTGCTTGGTGATAAAATTAAGCAGCGTTTATTAAAAAATCATCAGCAAGGAAAACAAACCTTATTGATTATTGATGAGGCTCAGCACTTACAGCCTGCAGTGTTAGAGCAGTTACGTCTATTGACCAATTTAGAAACTAATACCCGAAAACTATTACAAGTTATTTTAATTGGCCAGCCAGAATTGCAGCAGTTGTTAAAACGTAATGATTTACGCCAGCTAGCTCAGCGTATTACGGCAAGATATCATTTGTTACCATTAAACCAGCATGAAGTGCAGCAATATTTAAGTTATAGGTTAAAAGTGGCAGGTTGCGAAAGGCCAATTTTTAATGCTGCCGCTATTAAAAAGCTGTATCAACTAAGTGGCGGTATTCCGCGGTTAGTTAACTTAATGGCAGACCGAGCATTGCTAGCGGCTTATAGTCAGCAACAAGCCTTAGTTAATGATAAATTAGTGTTACGTGCGGCGAGTGAGATTTTACCGCTGTCTGATAGCGCTAAAACAGCTACTTTACCTAGTTGGTTTTGGCCATTAGTTGGGACGGCGGCTGTAGTACTTGGTTTTAGTTTAGCCTTAATACTGATGACCATTCTGCAGTAA
- a CDS encoding undecaprenyl-diphosphate phosphatase, which yields MSTIEVIILAIIQGLTEFLPISSSAHLILPSAILGWQDQGIVFDVAVHVGTLFAVMLYFRQDIANLTLGWVKSLAGQHSTESKLAWWVILATIPAGLAGLFAADLIELYLRSPYVIAVTTIVFGLALWLADAKAKQIQSMESITWRQALLIGIAQAVALIPGTSRSGITMTAALMLGLDRVNAARFSFLLSIPIIILSGGYQGLKLVSTPTNYDVNAILLGTGLSFVSALICIHLFLKVINRMGMLPFVIYRLVLGAVLFIVLSQSVS from the coding sequence GTGAGTACAATTGAAGTTATTATCTTAGCTATTATTCAAGGCTTAACCGAGTTCTTACCTATTTCTTCGTCTGCTCATCTTATTTTGCCATCGGCAATTTTGGGTTGGCAAGATCAAGGTATCGTATTTGATGTCGCGGTTCATGTTGGGACCTTATTCGCGGTAATGTTGTATTTTCGTCAAGATATTGCCAATTTAACCTTAGGCTGGGTCAAGTCCTTAGCTGGCCAGCATAGTACCGAAAGCAAATTAGCGTGGTGGGTAATTTTAGCTACTATTCCAGCTGGGTTAGCTGGCTTGTTTGCAGCCGATTTAATTGAGCTTTATTTACGCTCACCTTATGTTATAGCGGTAACAACTATCGTCTTTGGCTTAGCCTTGTGGTTAGCGGATGCTAAAGCCAAGCAAATTCAAAGCATGGAAAGCATAACTTGGCGCCAAGCCTTGCTTATAGGCATAGCGCAAGCTGTAGCTTTAATTCCAGGTACTTCACGCTCTGGTATAACAATGACAGCGGCTTTAATGTTAGGCCTAGATCGGGTAAACGCCGCTAGGTTTTCATTTTTATTATCTATTCCTATTATTATTTTAAGCGGCGGCTACCAAGGCTTAAAGCTAGTATCAACGCCAACTAACTATGACGTAAATGCTATTTTACTAGGCACTGGACTATCTTTTGTTAGCGCTTTAATTTGTATTCACTTATTTTTAAAAGTTATTAATCGCATGGGCATGTTGCCCTTTGTTATTTATCGTTTAGTGTTAGGCGCTGTTCTTTTTATTGTCCTAAGCCAATCTGTCAGCTAA
- a CDS encoding general secretion pathway protein GspB, whose protein sequence is MSILMDALKQQQPATVVPPSSNMWRNIAIILGVLLALLIGATVGYFLQPKLTASPVIVSEEVSVKAKPEQILLALDSVKVVPETNSLVELAPKEPIAVFTGQDPVVTVTVTDNPAASATVTEELIEAERAVNDNIVETTPVEISAELRDKFASALQATEHASSVPSRRSKEAPAADISELALEIRQTIPRISFEAHVYATSSAQRWVKVNGKTLQENQWLTADIKIKQITAQFVLLDYNNTLFSMAALSSWTPN, encoded by the coding sequence ATGTCAATTTTAATGGATGCGTTAAAACAGCAGCAACCGGCTACAGTTGTACCGCCTAGCAGTAATATGTGGCGCAATATTGCTATTATATTAGGTGTGTTGTTAGCCTTACTAATAGGGGCAACAGTCGGCTATTTTTTACAACCAAAGTTAACCGCCAGCCCAGTCATAGTGAGTGAAGAGGTGAGTGTTAAAGCAAAACCAGAGCAAATACTGCTAGCACTTGATAGTGTAAAAGTAGTGCCAGAAACTAATAGCTTAGTAGAATTAGCACCAAAAGAACCGATAGCCGTTTTTACAGGACAGGATCCGGTTGTAACCGTAACTGTAACCGATAATCCAGCAGCAAGCGCAACTGTAACTGAGGAGTTGATTGAGGCTGAACGTGCAGTAAATGATAATATTGTTGAGACAACGCCGGTAGAGATTTCAGCCGAACTTCGAGATAAATTTGCCTCAGCACTACAAGCGACAGAGCATGCTAGCTCAGTACCGTCACGGCGAAGTAAAGAGGCTCCTGCGGCTGATATTAGTGAGTTAGCGCTAGAAATTAGGCAAACTATACCTCGTATAAGTTTTGAAGCTCATGTGTATGCTACTTCGTCTGCACAGCGCTGGGTGAAGGTGAATGGTAAAACTTTACAAGAAAACCAGTGGCTAACCGCAGATATTAAAATTAAACAGATTACGGCACAATTTGTGTTACTAGATTATAACAACACCTTATTTAGTATGGCTGCTTTATCAAGCTGGACGCCTAATTAA
- the folB gene encoding dihydroneopterin aldolase, with product MDIVFIKQLQINTVIGVYEWEKSIQQRLLIDLELSTDIRSAAADDDIRQALDYAVISQRVQQFITAKPIELIETVAEQVADLLLTEFATSLVKVTVCKPDALANAETVGVSIMRSKNGRGNS from the coding sequence ATGGACATAGTTTTTATAAAGCAGCTACAAATTAATACGGTAATTGGCGTTTATGAGTGGGAAAAAAGTATTCAACAGCGCTTGTTAATTGACTTAGAGCTAAGTACTGATATTCGTAGCGCAGCAGCGGATGATGATATTCGTCAGGCGTTAGATTATGCGGTTATTAGCCAGCGTGTACAGCAATTTATAACAGCTAAACCGATAGAATTAATTGAAACAGTAGCAGAGCAAGTTGCTGATTTGTTACTGACGGAGTTTGCGACTAGCTTAGTTAAAGTGACTGTGTGTAAACCAGATGCTTTAGCAAATGCAGAAACCGTAGGTGTTAGCATTATGCGCAGTAAAAACGGCCGAGGTAACAGCTAA
- the dnaG gene encoding DNA primase, which yields MAGQIPRQFIDDLLARTDIVELIDSRVPLKKTGRNYAACCPFHNEKSPSFTVSPDKQFYHCFGCGANGNAITFLMEFEQLEFVESIEELAQIHHLEVPREQSLHPQRPTAQADDYSLMQQATDFYQQQLQQHPNSASVKDYLAKRGLSQQTISDFAIGYAPDGWDNLLKRLSPSNNKALREQLIELRLINRSDNGREYDFFRQRLMFPIRDRRGRVIAFGGRILGDGTPKYLNSPESRLFHKGRELYGLYEARQQPGHLEQVLVVEGYMDVVALAEQDIRFAVACLGTATTSEHMHTLFRYTPRVVCCYDGDRAGLDAAWRALQSALPKLKDGVELNFVFLPEGEDPDSLVQKEGKIAFLQRIQDAVPLTQYFFQRLMQEHNPATDAGKSALSVQATELIKQIPSDFYRDTLLDKLANLLGQTRQQQKKTSFKSANKLKPAKIKITPMRRAIGLLLQYPNLVNIMPNAPELAHSNIPGIGLLLALQQRLQQQPSQTTAQLLECWRDLPEHNILLKLASWQHQIEPEQLSQEFVDTFHSIEDQYLQQRLEALERKDKLEQLSKVEWHEYKLLLQALKSKKPKLAN from the coding sequence GTGGCCGGACAAATTCCCAGACAATTTATCGATGACTTACTAGCCCGCACCGATATAGTCGAACTTATAGATAGCCGTGTACCGTTAAAAAAAACCGGTAGAAATTATGCTGCCTGTTGTCCTTTTCATAATGAAAAATCCCCCTCTTTTACGGTAAGCCCTGATAAACAATTTTATCATTGCTTTGGCTGTGGTGCTAACGGCAATGCCATTACTTTTTTAATGGAATTTGAACAACTAGAGTTTGTTGAAAGCATTGAAGAGCTTGCACAAATTCATCATCTTGAAGTGCCACGTGAGCAAAGTTTGCACCCGCAACGCCCTACTGCTCAAGCTGATGATTACAGCCTAATGCAACAAGCTACAGACTTTTATCAACAACAGTTACAACAGCACCCTAACAGTGCGAGCGTGAAAGATTATTTAGCGAAGCGTGGTCTTAGCCAACAAACTATTAGCGACTTTGCCATAGGCTATGCACCAGATGGCTGGGACAACTTATTAAAACGGCTAAGCCCTAGCAATAATAAAGCGTTGCGTGAACAATTAATTGAACTGCGGTTAATTAATCGCAGCGACAATGGTCGTGAATATGACTTTTTCCGCCAGCGGTTAATGTTTCCTATTCGTGATCGTCGTGGTCGTGTTATTGCTTTTGGTGGCCGAATTTTAGGTGATGGCACACCTAAATATTTAAATTCACCTGAAAGTCGCTTGTTTCATAAAGGCCGTGAATTATATGGCTTATATGAAGCACGTCAGCAACCTGGCCATTTAGAGCAAGTATTAGTGGTTGAAGGCTATATGGATGTTGTCGCTTTAGCCGAGCAAGATATTCGCTTCGCTGTTGCTTGTTTAGGCACAGCCACAACTAGCGAACATATGCACACCCTATTTCGCTATACACCACGAGTAGTTTGTTGTTATGACGGCGACCGCGCGGGGTTAGATGCCGCTTGGCGAGCACTGCAAAGCGCACTGCCAAAGTTAAAAGATGGCGTAGAGTTAAACTTTGTGTTTTTACCAGAAGGTGAAGACCCAGACTCATTAGTACAAAAAGAAGGCAAAATAGCCTTTTTACAACGCATCCAAGATGCAGTGCCATTAACCCAATATTTTTTCCAGCGTTTAATGCAAGAGCATAACCCGGCAACCGACGCGGGGAAATCAGCTTTATCAGTACAAGCTACGGAATTAATTAAACAAATACCCAGTGATTTTTACCGAGATACTTTATTAGATAAGCTAGCAAATTTACTAGGCCAAACCAGACAGCAGCAAAAAAAAACCAGCTTTAAATCAGCGAATAAATTAAAACCTGCTAAAATTAAAATCACGCCAATGCGCAGAGCTATTGGTTTATTGCTACAGTACCCCAACTTAGTAAATATAATGCCTAACGCACCTGAGCTTGCACACAGCAATATACCAGGTATAGGCCTCTTACTTGCTTTACAACAAAGGTTACAACAGCAGCCGTCACAAACCACGGCACAATTACTAGAATGCTGGCGAGATTTACCTGAGCATAATATTTTGCTAAAACTTGCATCATGGCAACACCAAATTGAACCGGAGCAATTGTCGCAAGAATTTGTCGACACGTTCCATTCAATAGAAGACCAATATCTACAACAAAGGCTTGAAGCCCTTGAGCGTAAAGATAAGCTAGAACAGCTATCAAAAGTAGAGTGGCATGAATATAAATTATTATTACAAGCGCTGAAAAGCAAAAAACCAAAGCTTGCGAATTAA
- the tsaD gene encoding tRNA (adenosine(37)-N6)-threonylcarbamoyltransferase complex transferase subunit TsaD: MRVLGIETSCDETGIAIYDGEKGLLSHVLYSQIPIHADYGGVVPELASRDHIRKTIPLIKQALAEANCDAASIDGVAYTAGPGLAGALLVGATIGRSLAMAWQKPALAVHHMEGHLLAPMLEDNAPQFPFLALLVSGGHTQLVAVEGIGQYQLLGESIDDAAGEAFDKTAKLMGLDYPGGPLLAKLALQGDAKKYRFPRPMTDRPGLDFSFSGLKTSAANVIAKEGNSPEVQANIAASFQQAVVDTLVIKCKRALEQTGYKRLVIAGGVSANTSLRAQLTVLLRRFGGEVFYPRKEFCTDNGAMIAYAGYQRLAAGQQQDLTIGVTPRWPMQELPAI; the protein is encoded by the coding sequence ATGCGAGTTTTAGGTATTGAGACTTCTTGTGATGAAACCGGTATTGCTATTTATGATGGTGAAAAAGGTTTACTCAGTCATGTGTTGTATAGCCAAATTCCTATTCATGCTGATTATGGCGGTGTAGTGCCAGAGCTGGCATCTCGTGATCATATTCGTAAAACAATTCCTTTAATCAAACAAGCATTAGCAGAAGCTAATTGTGATGCAGCTAGTATTGATGGCGTAGCTTACACGGCAGGCCCTGGCTTAGCTGGTGCCTTATTAGTGGGTGCGACTATAGGCCGTTCTTTAGCTATGGCGTGGCAAAAACCAGCATTAGCTGTGCACCATATGGAAGGGCATTTATTAGCCCCTATGCTAGAAGACAATGCGCCGCAGTTTCCGTTTTTAGCCTTGCTAGTGTCGGGGGGCCACACTCAGTTAGTAGCGGTAGAAGGTATAGGCCAGTATCAGTTATTAGGTGAGTCTATTGACGATGCTGCTGGCGAAGCCTTTGATAAAACAGCAAAATTAATGGGTTTAGATTATCCTGGTGGCCCTTTGTTAGCAAAATTAGCCCTGCAAGGTGATGCTAAAAAATATCGTTTTCCACGACCAATGACAGATCGTCCAGGTTTAGACTTTAGCTTTAGTGGTTTAAAAACCTCAGCGGCTAATGTGATTGCTAAAGAAGGCAACAGCCCAGAAGTACAAGCTAATATTGCAGCGTCATTTCAGCAAGCGGTAGTTGATACCTTAGTGATTAAGTGTAAACGTGCCTTAGAGCAAACGGGCTATAAGCGTCTGGTTATTGCCGGTGGTGTTAGTGCTAATACCTCTTTACGTGCGCAGTTAACGGTATTATTAAGGCGTTTTGGCGGTGAAGTGTTTTATCCGCGCAAAGAGTTTTGTACTGATAATGGCGCCATGATTGCTTATGCTGGTTATCAGCGACTAGCGGCTGGCCAGCAGCAAGATTTAACCATAGGTGTAACACCTCGTTGGCCAATGCAGGAATTACCGGCTATTTAG
- the rpoD gene encoding RNA polymerase sigma factor RpoD: MDQNPQSQLKLLIVKGKEQGYLTFAEVNDHLPQDIIDSDQIEDIIRMINDMGIQVFESAPDADDLIMADANTDEDAVEEAAQALVSVDKELGRTTDPVRMYMREMGTVELLTREGEIVIAKRIEEGINTVQSSVAEYPEAITYLLEQWDKYEAEEIRLSDIVSGFIDPNEIEDAPVIGTNIGSEVPQNKRDDKDKDDDEDDDEEEEEEEEVDTGPDPELAREKFTELRAQYEITRNSIEKNGREHPTTKTEIEALSEIFRCFRLVPKQFDRLVKSMREMMGHVRVQERLILKHCVEYAKMPKKAFVKAFTGTESSTAWLDAELAAGKPYSAKLQEMQEELFRCIEKLKKVEEETGLSIASIKDINRRMSIGEAKARRAKKEMVEANLRLVISIAKKYTNRGLQFLDLIQEGNIGLMKAVDKFEYRRGYKFSTYATWWIRQAITRSIADQARTIRIPVHMIETINKLNRISRQMLQEMGREATPEELSERMLMPEDKILKVLKIAKEPISMETPIGDDDDSHLGDFIEDSGGESPLDSATIESLKNATNEVLAGLTPREAKVLRMRFGIDMNTDHTLEEVGKQFDVTRERIRQIEAKALRKLRHPSRSEVLKSFLDE; the protein is encoded by the coding sequence ATGGATCAAAATCCTCAGTCGCAGTTAAAACTCCTGATCGTGAAAGGTAAAGAGCAAGGTTATCTAACTTTTGCTGAAGTTAACGATCACCTTCCACAAGATATTATCGATTCGGATCAGATTGAAGATATCATCCGCATGATCAACGATATGGGCATTCAAGTATTTGAAAGCGCCCCTGATGCCGATGATTTAATCATGGCAGATGCTAATACTGATGAAGATGCAGTTGAAGAAGCCGCACAAGCATTAGTTAGCGTTGATAAAGAATTGGGTCGGACAACGGACCCAGTACGAATGTACATGCGTGAAATGGGCACAGTTGAACTGTTAACCCGCGAAGGCGAAATCGTTATCGCAAAACGTATTGAAGAAGGTATTAATACCGTACAGTCTTCGGTTGCAGAATACCCAGAAGCGATTACCTATTTACTAGAGCAGTGGGATAAGTATGAAGCTGAAGAAATTCGTTTAAGTGACATTGTTAGCGGCTTTATTGACCCTAATGAAATTGAAGACGCGCCTGTTATTGGCACCAATATTGGTTCAGAAGTACCACAAAACAAGCGTGACGACAAAGATAAAGACGACGACGAAGACGACGACGAAGAGGAAGAAGAAGAGGAAGAAGTTGATACCGGTCCAGATCCTGAGCTAGCTCGGGAAAAATTCACGGAATTACGCGCTCAATATGAGATAACCAGAAATTCTATTGAAAAAAATGGCCGTGAACATCCAACAACTAAAACTGAAATTGAAGCCTTAAGCGAAATATTCCGCTGTTTCCGTTTAGTACCTAAACAGTTTGATCGTCTTGTTAAAAGCATGCGCGAAATGATGGGCCATGTTCGAGTACAAGAGCGGTTAATCTTAAAGCATTGTGTTGAGTATGCAAAAATGCCGAAAAAAGCCTTTGTTAAAGCTTTTACCGGCACTGAATCATCAACCGCTTGGTTAGATGCTGAACTTGCAGCGGGTAAACCTTACTCAGCTAAATTGCAAGAAATGCAGGAAGAACTGTTTCGTTGTATCGAAAAACTTAAAAAAGTTGAAGAAGAAACCGGTTTAAGCATTGCTAGCATTAAAGATATCAACCGTCGTATGTCTATCGGTGAAGCTAAAGCACGCCGTGCTAAAAAAGAAATGGTTGAAGCCAACTTACGTTTAGTTATTTCTATCGCTAAAAAATACACTAACCGTGGTTTACAATTCTTAGATTTAATCCAAGAAGGTAATATCGGCTTAATGAAGGCCGTAGATAAATTTGAATACCGTCGTGGTTATAAGTTCTCAACTTATGCTACCTGGTGGATACGCCAAGCTATTACGCGCTCAATCGCAGACCAAGCGCGCACTATCCGTATTCCAGTGCATATGATTGAAACTATTAACAAGCTAAACCGAATCTCACGGCAAATGCTGCAAGAAATGGGACGCGAAGCCACACCAGAAGAGTTATCAGAACGCATGTTAATGCCAGAAGATAAGATCCTAAAAGTGTTAAAAATCGCTAAAGAGCCTATTTCAATGGAAACCCCTATTGGTGATGACGATGATTCCCACTTAGGTGACTTTATTGAAGACTCAGGTGGCGAGTCACCATTAGACTCTGCAACTATCGAAAGCTTAAAAAATGCCACTAATGAAGTACTGGCCGGCTTAACCCCGCGTGAAGCTAAAGTACTACGTATGCGTTTTGGTATTGATATGAATACCGACCACACCTTAGAAGAAGTAGGTAAGCAATTCGACGTAACCCGAGAACGTATTCGTCAAATTGAAGCAAAAGCGCTGCGTAAGCTCCGCCACCCTTCACGCTCAGAAGTTTTAAAAAGCTTCTTAGACGAATAA
- the rpsU gene encoding 30S ribosomal protein S21 produces the protein MPVVKVKENEPFDVALRRFKRSCEKAGVLADVRAKEFYEKPTWIRKRKKAAAVKRHAKKLSRENSRRIKLY, from the coding sequence ATGCCTGTAGTTAAAGTAAAAGAGAACGAACCCTTTGACGTAGCCTTACGTCGCTTTAAACGCTCATGTGAAAAAGCTGGCGTATTAGCAGACGTACGTGCAAAAGAATTCTACGAGAAGCCTACTTGGATCCGTAAACGTAAGAAAGCAGCAGCAGTTAAGCGTCATGCTAAAAAACTGTCACGCGAAAACTCACGTCGTATCAAGCTTTACTAA
- a CDS encoding multifunctional CCA addition/repair protein — translation MQIYLVGGAVRDTLLNYPFTERDWVVVGATPQQLLDLGYQQVGKDFPVFLHPKTKEEYALARTERKNGQGYTGFAVYADSDVTLEQDLMRRDLTINAIAKHENGQLVDPFSGLEDIKNKVLRHVSPAFSEDPLRVLRVARFYARYAHLGFTVADETLALMADISQSGELNTISPERIWVETAKALQERNPEAFIQLLQQTSALSQLMPEVAALWGVPQPEKWHPEIDTGIHTLLVLEQAAKLSPRLDIRFAALVHDVGKGATNPINWPAHHGHDHSGLKLIEALCQRLRVPNDCKDLALLVCQYHQIIHQAFELKPATVLKMFNNIDLWRKPERLNAILLACTADMRGRTGFEQAEYPQADYLTCLAEAARQVNAQEVIAEGVSGPDIKAALQQRRLDVLTTAKQKWLNLQ, via the coding sequence ATGCAAATTTATCTAGTTGGTGGCGCAGTACGCGATACACTTTTAAACTACCCCTTTACAGAACGAGATTGGGTGGTAGTAGGCGCGACGCCGCAACAACTGTTAGATTTAGGCTACCAGCAAGTTGGTAAAGACTTTCCTGTGTTTCTGCACCCTAAAACTAAAGAAGAATATGCACTGGCTCGTACTGAGCGTAAAAATGGTCAAGGCTATACCGGTTTTGCCGTTTATGCTGATAGCGATGTTACACTAGAACAAGATCTAATGCGTAGAGATCTAACAATCAATGCTATTGCTAAACACGAAAATGGCCAGTTAGTTGATCCTTTCTCTGGCCTTGAAGATATTAAAAACAAAGTATTGCGCCATGTTTCCCCCGCCTTTAGTGAAGATCCCCTGCGTGTGCTACGGGTTGCTCGCTTCTATGCTCGTTATGCTCATTTAGGTTTTACCGTTGCGGATGAAACCTTAGCTTTAATGGCTGATATAAGCCAAAGTGGTGAGCTAAACACTATTAGCCCTGAGCGGATCTGGGTTGAAACTGCTAAAGCCCTACAAGAACGTAACCCGGAAGCTTTTATTCAGCTGTTACAGCAAACCTCTGCTTTAAGCCAGTTAATGCCTGAAGTAGCGGCACTCTGGGGTGTGCCGCAACCTGAAAAGTGGCACCCAGAAATAGATACCGGCATTCATACCTTATTAGTGTTAGAACAAGCGGCAAAATTAAGCCCGCGGTTAGATATACGCTTTGCCGCTTTAGTGCATGATGTAGGTAAAGGCGCAACTAATCCTATTAATTGGCCAGCCCATCATGGCCATGACCATAGTGGTTTAAAGTTAATAGAAGCACTGTGCCAGCGCCTACGTGTACCTAATGACTGCAAAGACTTAGCACTTTTGGTTTGTCAGTATCATCAAATAATTCACCAGGCCTTTGAGCTAAAGCCGGCCACTGTCTTAAAAATGTTTAACAACATTGATTTATGGCGCAAGCCAGAGCGCTTAAATGCCATCTTGCTTGCTTGTACTGCAGATATGCGTGGTCGCACCGGCTTTGAGCAAGCAGAATATCCACAAGCCGACTATTTAACCTGTTTAGCTGAGGCTGCGCGTCAAGTTAATGCCCAAGAAGTAATAGCAGAAGGGGTTAGTGGTCCCGACATTAAAGCCGCCTTACAGCAGCGGCGTTTAGATGTATTAACAACCGCCAAACAAAAATGGTTAAATTTACAATAA